The nucleotide sequence AATTTGGACAATTACTATCAAGTGAAAACAAATGGACGCGCCATTTAGATGTTGGATGAGCCATTTTGGGGGCTTTTGTTTTGGTTGATCTGGACTTGTAGGAAAGCTACAGTCTTTGACAACAACATGAATGCTAGCATTCCACGAAAATGTTGAATGGAGCTCGGCTTCCATGGAGGCCGAATTTGAAATGATCAAATTCATGTTTGTATGTTTcaagaattttttaaaaaaaatacacaTCTACTTAGAGACAAGATGTACAAGTGTGTAAATTTTCAAAACGAAATACGTTAAAATGAGGGCTACACAAAAAAAAATCTGCAGCTTTttagtacatgcactattcatctTCAAAGTCCATGATTTTGTTTCTTTTGCACAGCTCACATTGCAAGGTATTTCATCGTGAAATTTTACACCCATACACATCACGTCCTTGCATACTTGTACTAAAAAtaatcagatttttttgaaactgagaagtttgaattttgatttatttattttttataaaaaaaacggcctccatggaggccgagctccaaaacaCCCTACTCAGTATTCCATTGCATATAACTTATAAAACAATTACTTGTATTTCGCAGTGGATGCCGTCTCTTCCGGTCGAGCTTCTTCCGGCCGGCCGAGCGTAAGGAGCAATTGGTGGTGGCGCAAGGCAAGATTCAGAACATGACAAGGAACCTGGAATGGTGATGCCGTGATGGGAAGGCGCCAAAGAATAGGCTGAGTTGTAGTATTTTGATTCTACCTACCTTTTGGTGTTGGCTGGTGGTCCTTCGAGCCGTAGCTAGCTAGTGTGTTGTGTGGTTTGGTTTGGATGGACGATGCTATCTTGAACTGCCTACTCCTTATATAAGCAGGACTGTAATGATCTTTTCTCTAAGAAAATCACGCAGGAAGTGCTAATCACGCAGTTGATGATTTCAACTACTACTATGGAGTACTTAACAGGAGATGGCGACCTTTGCGAGCAACATGGCGTATCAATGTGGACATGTATTATTTTAACATCCATTCTACAATTTTAGGAAAAGCTCTTTAATTTTTTTCTTGTGCGTGATCAGACAAATCAAAATTATATAGGATGCAGATGGTTATGACGTTCTAATTTTCGTGCATTTTTAGTTGTAGTACGAATCAAACAGGCCCTGAGAAAGAATTTCTATGGCCACCGATGTTAGAGCATCGACAGCCGGGCTCTTCAAACGGCCCCTATATGTCTGGACGGATAGCCCGATCAGTGATCGGTCACAAAATCCGGACCCGGCAGGACTCCTCATACCGGCCCTATACGTCTTGGCTACCCCACCCCcatcatatccagcacatatctgGGGTGGATATGAGGAGGCAGGAGGGCTCGGTCGCGCTCGGGTGCGTCCGTCACGTCGGAGTGATGGCCAGAACGAGGACCCACATGGGCATACGTCAGAACACAAACAGTCTAGTGAGAACGCCGCTCTAGCACGCCTCTCAAGGGGCCAAATCCAGCTACTTAAGCCGGACGGCGGCAACCCAAACCTAGTCCATCCCATTTCCACCCTCTCCCTCCCCTCCGTGTCGTCGTCGTCCAATTCGCTTGCCATCCCCCAATCGTCATGGCCCGGCAACGGATCACCACGTAAGCCATGCTCACTCTGGAGTGGCATTTGGAGCTCCTTGAGGAGATCCGGACTAGGCACAAAGCTTGGATTGCAGACGGCCTGCCTCAGGACTCGCCAGAGTCGGAGGAGGAGCAGGCACCGGACGCGATCATGGAGGACGCGGGgccgaaggaggaggaagaggacgaaggCGAGGAAGATCCAATGCCTCTGGCTACGGGCTTCGCCATGCCAGACGTGTTGACGGAGTTTGAGGTCACCCAAGCGAAGGAGGCAGCAGAGCAACAGGACATCCTCGACTCCATTTgctcggaggcggaggtggaggaaaCTGTCGCTTCCTCCATAAGGCATGGGCAACGAATGACGCACTCTTCATGGACATGGAGTCTGATGAGGAGATGGAGTAGCGGGCGGCGGCCATGGACCAGGAGGCTGTTTCGTCCGGCACTGCCGGCATGGAGGTCGTCTAGATCTCTGACGACGAGTAGTATATGCTAGTTTTCGGTTATCTATGTAGTGTGTAGATTTTGTGTTGTATGTGTAGTATAGATTTGAGGTATGAAATCTGAGGTATACGATTGCATCGACGCAAAATGAGGGATAAGGGCAACTCCAACACGCTGCCGCAAACGGACACGATTTTTGTCAGCTTTTCCTGCGTTGGGGTCGGCTAGAGGCGTGTTGTCCGGCCGCCCCCGCCCGAACCTGTTGTGTGGTCTTGGCGACGAGGGCCTTATTCGCCGCCATAGTGGCCTCTGTTGTGCGGCCGCGGTGTGGGCGGCCGCAGCGCCGACTTCCAATCTATCTGCCTGAACCTTCATCGATACAGCCCTCTTCGCCGACGGTATGGCCCGCTCCTCCTACATCTGCTCCTTCTTGGGCCGCTTCTTGCGGACGGAGCGGGGCTTGTCGGACACGTTGTTGACCGTGCAGACGGGGACAacagcggcgggggggggggggggtggcgcgtCGGCCATGGCGAGTGGACGGGAGGGCGAGATGGTGGGAGAGTTTTGGGAGAGAGGGAGAAATGGGGTGAATGTGCCACTGTATGGCGGGCCAAGGAAGGACAAGAGTGGGTATCACGCGCGTCCGCGCCGATGCAGATCTGGACCAAATTTGGGCCGAAAATCGGTCGTGGGCGCATTGGCACATTAGGCCGCTATTTCTGTCCGTTTCGACCCAAACGGGCGCGCGCGGATAAAATGCGTCGGGGCGTTGGAGTTGCGCTAAGTGGGCCCTCTTCACGAACGCGTCCGGATGCGTCCATGAACATACAaggaatcatttttgtcatatGTGGGTTTAGATGCTCTCAATGCCGCTGGTTAAGAGGCACGGCAGCATGTCCATCCAAGTAGAAGTAGGCAAAGAAGATGTGCAGGCTTGTAGGAATGTTCCGGTTCATAACGATGGCGATGGCTAGACGCGGGTTCGGACGTTACCATTCACAAACAAGATTGCAATGTGTTTTCACGCCCGGTGACCTTTCCTCCCATCCATCAGAAAAAAGTCTTTGGAACGCGCTAATGGACCAGTCTTCCGTCCCGCTCATGTCGCTGTTGGCCGCGTCACGTGGATGCCGTGGGTCCCCGAGGAGCGGAGTCCAGTGGCTTCCCGTTATCATACCACTCTGATGAGTtatttaggctggtcatagtgaggagtaatttatgctagtgtcatgcatatgacactagtctaagttatcatcttcatagtgcaaagtaacataatactAGTATTATAAATGCCTTTATTTATTAGCTTGTAAACTTATATTGTATTGAGAAGTGTTACATTACAGTAATATATTATGTTACCCCTTCTTATTAAGACTGcgcatagtggggagtaacataaaGTAGTAACTTGTCGATGTTAttaatctatgttactaccttcatagtggatagtactccctccttttcggtttatagagcttatctcaaaatcttagttttttcattttataaggctcaatttgattgttcctcatcacaagttcagattccaaggtgtaTTAAATAATTGCAtacaagtattaagagaaaattgaccaatgcatgtactttatgcatgtatgcattgcaattaatacattggtaaacataattttttagaaaaactagagcattaattgggtgcttttgcaaattacatAAAGTATTCTatcactcaccatctaccttggttggtgagatttttgaattgagccctataaaccggaaaggagggagtaacatatactccctccgtccgagttTATTGGATCCGGAGACAAGATTGACAGGACCAAGAAACCTAGTAACTGGCCTTGATTAAGGTGAAAATTTCCAGTGTTTAATTGTGACGTATGTTTCGGTAGCCACGTAATTTAATGCACACTCTAGGTAATCCAGCCAGCAGCCCAGAGTTCACGCGCATGCTGATGCATGGCCGCTAGCATGGCCAATCTGAAAACTAGGAGAAGCGCATGCGTCTGTTTAGGTCGCCGCATGCAATGGGCTAGTTAATTTCCCTCGGTCCTCGGGAACTGAATGAGTTTGATTCCAAGAAAATTATTTAGAAGGGCCTTATAAGTCGGGACGTACTATTGttgctgagaggcctaataaatCCGGACGGAGAAAGTATGTGGTATTATGAAAgagttcatttattaggctatagactcattatgCCTTGAaatatgtgatgttacagtaactacaTAAGTTACCACAAaccctctctcctcattaattagctgccatataagcaatcttgtattgaaatgtgtgatgttactagtCAGGTTactcccattgtgactagtctaactctttgccacataagcaaaattttctttaAGTGCGTTATGTTACTGGCTAAATTACtctcactatgactagccttatatTAATCTCATGTAACGTAATGCGGCCAGGGGAGTAGGAACGGTTGCTTCCACGTAATAGCAGCAGCCTCCATGTCATCGATCCTGTCAACGCGTGAGTTTCAAATGGTTCAGCTCGGCCCAAAGTTTTCCCAAGTCGCCGTCCCTTTCCGTCACCATCCACGCAACACCAGCGAGCCATTTAGTATTGGTATATACATACGCACACTGGAGATGGACATTGGCGAGCGAAGGAAGAGTCGTCGCTCATTGTGCTGTGCCTACCACCGCTACTGACGCTCGTGACGACCGCTACCGACGCAGCAAAGATGCCGGCCGAGGAGCTGCGCCACGGCCCCGTCGGCGCCGTCTCCTGGCTCGGCATCGCCTTCCTCACCGTCAACTCGGCCATGGCGATCCACAGGTCCAAGGGCGACCCGGCCGCGGTCGGCTTCGTCGCCTTCTCCTACCTCGACCTCGTACTGCTCTTCTACTGCCACAGGAGGTTCGAGAGCGCCGCGCCCGGCTCGCCGGCGAGACGCAGGCTCAAGGTGGCCGTCTGGGTCCTCACCACCATGCTCACGGCCGTTCTGAGCTATAAAGTCGCGGCTATCATGCCGCTGCCCGTGCAGATCCTCGTTtgggccatggccgccgccgccgtcggaggAGGATTCTACGCCTTCTTCCTGTTCCGGGAAGGCAAGGCAAGTGTCCGTCCATTCCTTCACCTTATTATacttatatatataatatatgtatACTACTAGTTTAAATTATTTTCATAAACGGAACTTTATACTTTTCACAGCAATATCAAGTCGTTTATTGAAAAGAAAAATGTTTACTTGCACCTATACATATTTTTTAGTCTTGGCTCACCATCAGCACAGAGGGTTTTTATGCTTGTCTCCCGTCGTACTTGTCTTCTCATACAACTGTCCAGATGCCTGGGCGGCAACAACTGATCACCAAGCGTGCCCGCCGGCCAACCTAAGCAGCAGCATATCACCCCGGCCGGTTGCTTTCAACATCGACAACCCGTTCGGTGAAATATATATGTGGACAACTGAGCCGGAGATTCCGTTGGACAACATGTAATTTTTGTCCACGCGACCGGACACCCCCAAATAGATAAATGCATCTCTAGGTTGGATATTTGGCTTCTTGTGTTTAGTTTTTATAAAAAGATAAAGGAAACAAGTATATCCTCACGTGTATATGTATACAAGTGACAAACTCAACCGTCAACTAGTCTAGACAGCAATCAGCGAGAACTATGATAGCCAACCTAGAGGATATCAATTATCCTGTCAAATCGCATTTAGATACTGAATAACAAGCAGAGGGCACGCTTCagctccctctgtctcataatataaaatTGTTTTGACACTAcagtagtgtaaaaaacgctcttatattatgggacgaagaaAGTACCTTGCTAAGGAGGTGATCAACATAAGAAGGGTAGCATTAGGTGATCATGATTAGTTCCCTTGCCGCTTTGTGCCTTGTCCGTGGTGCCAAACCAACACAACTTTTTTGTCAAAGTGTCATTTTCAGGTCAAAATAAACCATGCATAAAAGAACATTTAGATTTGATCTTCTGCAGTTCTCTAAATTATACCTTTTTAGAGAGTTCACACTTCACAGTTCCttatgtttttcttttgttttggttttccTCGTGTTTGGTAAATTTCCTGCTTTTGATTCAAAACTTCTACTTTTATTAATTCTGAATTTGCTGGAAAAAATTCTTATGTGGTTTATCACAGAATATATATGCTTTATACAAACTTGGTGTAGACAATATTGACATCATTGAGTCTATACATAAGCAAGGCCACTAAATTCGAGTGATTTGGTGCAAATATGTGCCAACATAAAACACAACATTTAGCCATGAATCTTGTCGGATTTTAATAGAGTTTCTAAGTTTATCTGAAGTGATGCAAAATGCACAATGATCTTATGCGGTTTCTCGAAGGAAAATGGTTTGTGCCGAGTGAAAATCAGAGAAAGTTGACAGAATCATGCAGTGATCAATAGAATGGTGTCACAAGACGTAATTAAGCCAGTAGTTGTTGAGATGGCCAAGTCAATGTTCAATGAGAGGACATCAATGAGAACGGTATTCCTGATACCTTTTGGAAACAAGTTGTCAATAGAACAACTTATAATTTCGACAAACACTATTTAAAGAAGATGGATCGAAGTCAGACAAAGCTGTTCCTACAGGATCTAACATGATTTTTGGGACCAATGTGAAGCCGGTCTAAACTGACAGTTTAACTATCATATTCTCTAGTCTGGCTCTTAACAAACTTGGGTTTGATCTGAAGTCAAGCAAAAACAGTTCCAACTTCCATATACTCTATGTCTGGTGTGGATCTTAACATGACTTCAGTTTTGTAAAATTGTTTTTCTTAGGTCCATTGCTAAATAGCAAAACTTGAATCTATTTGTCCACATGTGTTCACAGGATTTTCTTCCATAACAGTTTGACAGTAAAAACACCGTTTGTCTTTGATGAAGATAAGATAGTAAAAACAAAACGAATGAGGTGTGCTAGTTTGCAGGCTTTGAGCTAAATGATACATGCAAACAGTCATGCTCATTTCTTATCTTCAGCACGCTATTTGTTCGAATAAACATAACAagttttttctgttctgtttcgcAGGATGGTTAAGGAAGCATGGCAGATATTTTCTGGGAAAGCCCTTATTTTGGATCCTACATGCTCTAAACGTAGCTGGAAAAAGAAATCAAAGGTACATATGTTCTTTCAGGAAAAATGGGACGTTATGGACAAGGTTTGGCACACTCTCACTTCCAGGTCATTAGCTGCCGCCCCAACTATTGCCGCTGAGCACGCAAATGTTCGAGTTTTGTCCTTCTAGGACCATGGGCACTGAACTCAGGAGGGCGTTCTCTCCGTCAAATTCTTGTCACGCTACATGAAACCTTACATCTAAGCTGCTAAAGTGAATGATGGGTATTATGTGCATTGTGTATTGTGTATTATGTATTATGTATGGTGTAGGTAGCAAGCAGCTTCCTTTTGTCCCAGGTCATGTAATATCATCAGCAAAAATAGAACTTAAGACAACAAGGTCTTACATTTTTCTTGTTAAAGAAGAAGGTGGTGTAGCAAGACTGATGATAGTGTTGCTCTCTCGGTGTGGTAACTCATACTGTGGCAGTGTAGTTTGGTCATGCCATGACGAGTGGCATGATCAAAACAAGGATCAGTTCAACTTTTTGATAATAACAGAGAAAAAAGAAAGCAAGGACAAAGGGGGCGGACTGGGAAGAGTCTGGCTATTATCACAAATCGTAATCGGCAAAATTCTAATAGTATACGACGAATCCAGTTGACCTTACCCGCTTGTCTTTGGTCAAGATGTTTGGTGCACCTAATGGCCAACTACTAACAGCTTGTCATGAAATAGGCAAAGCGTGCAGTGGGTTCAGTCGTGTTAGAATTTTGGGAAAagttttactactccctc is from Triticum aestivum cultivar Chinese Spring chromosome 3A, IWGSC CS RefSeq v2.1, whole genome shotgun sequence and encodes:
- the LOC123060185 gene encoding uncharacterized protein → MPAEELRHGPVGAVSWLGIAFLTVNSAMAIHRSKGDPAAVGFVAFSYLDLVLLFYCHRRFESAAPGSPARRRLKVAVWVLTTMLTAVLSYKVAAIMPLPVQILVWAMAAAAVGGGFYAFFLFREGKDG